The following are encoded together in the Glycine soja cultivar W05 chromosome 5, ASM419377v2, whole genome shotgun sequence genome:
- the LOC114412405 gene encoding uncharacterized acetyltransferase At3g50280-like: MEVVRVISTTTIREPNHNNSTQKIDLTPWDLRLLTIETIRRGLLFRNEKHTPNQIKHLQHSLSSTLAFFPPLAGRLVILEHHDNIVSSHIVCNNAGALFVHAVADNTTVADILQPKYVPLIVRSFFQLNGVRNYEGTSQPLLAVQVTELVDGIFVAVTINHIVADGKSFWHFVNSWAEISRGNPKISKLPTLQRCFLDGIDCPILFPFTKEEHLHSPNLKRQPLPNRIFHFTKEKVLELKSKANAEANTDKIISSLQALLTLLWRSVIRCQHVGPQEEVHFVLLIGVRARMIPPLEEDYFGNAILAGRVTMKAGELLEGGLGKGALEINKMISLHSHEKVKNHYESLARTPMLSTPGIGAANSLMISSSPRFDIYGNDFGWGKPVAVRSGDANIGNGKVTVFAGSKEDSIDIHVSLPYEILEAMGNDPEFVDAISY; this comes from the coding sequence ATGGAAGTCGTCCGAGTAATCTCCACAACAACAATCAGGGAACCCAATCACAATAACTCGACTCAGAAAATCGATTTAACTCCGTGGGATCTCCGACTCCTCACAATTGAAACCATCCGAAGAGGGCTTCTTTTTCGCAACGAAAAGCACACACCAAACCAAATCAAACACCTCCAACACTCCCTTTCTTCCACTCTAGCCTTCTTTCCACCCCTCGCAGGTCGTCTCGTCATTCTCGAACATCACGACAACATTGTCTCGTCCCACATCGTATGCAACAACGCAGGAGCACTCTTTGTCCACGCCGTTGCAGACAACACCACCGTCGCCGACATTCTTCAACCCAAATACGTTCCTCTCATTGTTCGCTCCTTCTTTCAACTCAACGGCGTTAGAAACTACGAAGGCACGTCACAGCCCTTGTTGGCAGTGCAAGTCACGGAGCTAGTTGACGGCATCTTCGTCGCCGTCACAATCAACCACATCGTTGCCGACGGCAAGTCGTTTTGGCATTTCGTGAATTCCTGGGCTGAAATTTCACGTGGTAACCCTAAAATATCCAAACTCCCTACTCTGCAACGTTGCTTTCTGGATGGCATAGACTGCCCCATACTGTTTCCTTTCACAAAGGAGGAACACTTACACTCCCCAAACCTCAAACGACAACCTCTTCCTAATAGGATCTTCCATTTTACAAAGGAAAAAGTCTTGGAACTGAAATCAAAAGCGAACGCAGAAGCCAACACCGACAAAATAATATCTTCTCTGCAAGCACTATTAACTCTCCTTTGGCGTTCTGTGATTCGTTGCCAACATGTGGGGCCACAAGAAGAGGTTCATTTTGTTCTGCTGATTGGCGTTAGAGCCAGGATGATTCCACCACTTGAAGAGGATTATTTCGGAAACGCGATTCTGGCTGGTCGTGTTACCATGAAAGCAGGGGAACTATTAGAGGGTGGGCTCGGAAAGGGTGCTTTGGAGATAAACAAGATGATTTCTTTGCACTCtcatgagaaagtaaagaaccaCTATGAGTCTTTGGCGAGAACCCCAATGCTTTCAACGCCGGGTATTGGCGCTGCTAATTCCTTGATGATTAGCAGTTCACCGAGGTTTGACATTTACGGTAACGATTTCGGGTGGGGAAAGCCTGTGGCCGTTCGAAGTGGAGATGCAAATATTGGTAACGGAAAGGTTACTGTGTTTGCTGGTTCtaaagaagattcaattgatATTCACGTGAGCCTTCCTTATGAGATTTTGGAGGCAATGGGAAATGACCCTGAGTTCGTGGATGCCATTTCCTATTAG